CGGCCACGCTCCTGGTGGCAAACGCCGCCTTGTTCCACTCCACCTGTGCCGCGCGTGCCTCTTCGGGCTTGATCAGCCCGGCGGCCACCGCCAGTCCCATTACCGCGGAAAACCGCAGCATGTCGCGTCGCTGTTGGTTCATCTCTGTGTGTTTCCTTCTCTGAAGGCCGCCGATGCGCCATGCGTGTACCGCACCGGCCGCCGTTCGCTCGCCCGGCCCGCCACGCGGTGCTGCATCGCGGCCGGCCGGCGAGCCCCCTGCCCCTGGCTTACTTCGCCGGGGCGCCGGCCAGGACCCAATCCACCAGGATCTTGGCGTCGGCATCCGACATGTTCGGGTGTCCCGGCATCGGGATCGCACCCCAGACGCCCGAACCGCCGACCTTCACTTTCTTGACCAGCTTCGCCACGGCCTCCTTGTCGCCTTTGTACTTGGCGGCGACATCCTGATAGGACGGGCCCACGAGCTTCTTGTCGACCGCGTGGCAACCCATACAGGCGTTGGCGGCGGCGAGCTTGGTCGCTGCCGCGACATCGACACCGGCATGGGCCAGCGAGGCGCCGGCCAACATGGCTGCAGCGATCAGAATCTTCTTCATCGTATCTCCTTCGATTTGTGTAGGGGACGGCGTCCTGCGGCGACTTACGTGGTTTGACCCGGCCGTCGGACACCCTGCCCGCTCAATGTGCACCACGGAGAATCCAGTCGACCATCGTGTGGACGTCGGTTTCGGCGATCTGCGACTGCGGCGGCATTGGCATGCTGCCCCAGTTGCCGGCGCCTCCGGCACGTATCTTCGCCACCAGTTTTTCAGTCGCATCCGACTGCCCATGATACTTGGCGGCGACCTCCGAGAAGGCGGGCCCGATCTTCTTGTCGGTCACGCCGTGACAGGCCAGACAACCGTTCTTGTCCGCAAGCGTTGCTGCCGGTGACGTCGCAGCGGCGGTTTGGGCCGGCGCGTCCGGACTCGCCATGCCGAGCGTGGCGAGGGCCGCCGTCTTGCGCACCGACGCATTTTGCGCGGCGGTGCCCGACAGCGGGGGCAGCTTCGTATCGACACCGCGCACAGGTCCGATGACACGGTTTTGCGCGGCCAGATCTCCATGTGCGTCGCGGGCGTACGCAGGGAGTGCGGACGTCACGATACCAGCCCCAGGACAATCCTGCATACACGCCTTGTTATGAGTATCCGGTTTGTCGCCCACGCGCCACATGCCGTGCGCGCGCGTCATGCCGTTGCGATTGGGCATGAATTTCTGCACGTCGGCGATGTTCCTGTCCGACAGCACGAAGTCCGATGGCACGATCTCGCCGAGGTTCAGGATGTAGGCAGTGACCGCATACACTTCGTCGGGCGTGAGCGAACGCGGTGCGTTCCACGGCATGGCGCGACGGATGTAGTCCCAGATCGTCGACACGGTGTCGACCTTCATGAGCGTGGTGCGCACCGGCTGGTTGTTGGCGCGCAGCGACGCCACGTGTCCCGTCTTGATGTCGTCGGGCGTGGTGCCACCCACGAGCGGATTGAAGACCTCGTTGCTCTCGCCGAACGTGCCGTGACACGACGCGCAGCGTGCATCGAAGAGCTTCTGACCGTCGGCGACGGAGCCCTGCCCCTTGGGCAAGCCCTTGAAGTCGGGCCGCACGTCGATGTCCCACGCGCCCAACTCGGCCGGCGTGGCATCACGTCCGATGCCGGACGGCGCCTTGCCGAGCGATGACGGCGCGCCCTTGACCGCGAGCCCGGAAGCACTCGACGTTGCCGCGGGCGCCGCCTTCGCAGGCGACGACATCCACGCGGCGAGCGTCAACCCGACCAGCGCCAGCGTACTCGCCCAGAGCATGCCGAGCACGAACCACCGGACATTGCGGCTCATGGCGTGCGGCGACTTGCGTTCAATCGACGTGGACATTGGTCACCTCCCCATTCGTTGCCACCTGCCACGTCTGAATCGCGTTGTTGTGATAGATCGACTTGGTGCCGCGCACGTCGCGCAACTGGCGATAGCGCGGCTGCACGAATCCCGTTTCGTCCACCGCACGGCTTTGCAGCAGCGCCGGCGAACCGTCCCAGTTCCAATCGAAATTGAAGCGCGTCAGGCACTTGGGCAAGACGGGCGACTCCAGACGCGCCTGACGCCACGACTTGCCGCCGTCGGTCGACACGTCCACGCGCTTGATGCGCCCGCGCCCCGACCAGGCCAGCCCCGTCACGTTGAAATAGCCGCGATCGAGCAGCGCCTGGCCGCCCGAGGGCGACGTGATCACCGATTTGCACTCCTGGATCGAGGTGTATTGACGATGCTGACCGTCGGGCATCAGATCGACGTAGTGACTGGTTTCGTCCTTGGTATTCCACGGGGCGTCGCCAACCTTGATGCGACGCAGCCACTTCACCCACGAAACGCCTTGCACGCCCGGCACGACGAGCCGCAGCGGATAACCGTTCTCGGGGCGCAGCATCTCGCCGTTCATGCCCCAGGCGACGAGCACGTCCGAGAGCGCCGCCTCCATCGAGATCGTGCGGGTCATGCCCGAGCCATCGCCGCCTTCGGCGAGCACGAACCGACCGCGCTTGGTATCAGCGCCCACATCGTCGAGCAATACCGACAGCGGCACACCGGTGAATTCGCAGCACGACAGCATGCCGTGCGTGTACTGGACGGTCGGCACGGCGGCATTGCCCCACTCCATGCCGGTATTCGCGCCGCATTCGATGAAGTGCATGCGCGAGACGGATGGCAGACGCATGATGTCGTCCATCGTGTACACCTTGGCCTCGCGCACGAGACCGTGCACCATCAGGCGATGCTGCGTCGGATCGATCTCCTGCCAGCCCTGGTGGTGACGTTCGAAGTGCAGGCCACTCGGCGTGATGATGCCGAACAGGCCTTGCAGGGGGGTGAAAGCCACGGAGGCCTGCGCCGTCTGGGTGAGCCCCGGCGACTGACGGCGCTGCAGGTTCGCTTCGAACTTTGACGGCACGCCGTACGGGCGGGCGGCGACCGGCTGGCCCAGCGACGTGGCCCACGGACGCGGCTCGAGAATCATCGGATCGCCGTCGCCAGCGATTTTGGGGGCGTCGGCGGCAAAGGCGGCGCCACCGGCGAGCGCGGCGCCCGCAGCCAGGAAGCTGCGTTGGAGGAAACTGCGCCGCGTGGGGCTCAGCCCGTCGCGCGCGATATCGGCGGCGAGTGTGCCGTCGATGAAATTCTCCGGGGCGCGGCGCAAACGGCCGGCCCGCGATGGTTTGTCGCTCACCCTGTCTCCTCGCGTTTTGTGGCACCCGCCAGCATCCGCGAGGACGCTGACGGGCTTAAGGCACTTGCACGCGGTCTCGTTGCCGCGCTGTCCTGCGGGTCTTGCGGTATTGCGGCGTCACTGGACCGCCACATCGGGTGCGCAACGCCGAAGCGACGCGCCCCTGGGTTTCACAACGGCCTGCGGCGTGTGTCAGTGCCCTCGCGGCATGAAGCCGTCGACGGCCTGCTCCGGCAGGGCCTCCTCCTCGATTCGGCCGGCAACCTGCACGCACACGGCGCGGCAGATCTCGACCACCCCGGTATCCGCGATCGCGTAATACACCTGGTTGCCCTCGCGGCGACGCGCCAGCACACCCGCCTGGTACATCGCACCGAGATGCCGCGATACGTTCGTCTGCGACGAACCCACGTCCGTCACCACATCGCTCACGGAGCGCTCGCCGCCGCACAACGCATGCAGAATCCGCAGCCGCGTCGGCTCGGAGAGCAGGCTGAAGTAGTGCGACACCTTTTCGAATACGCGATCGAGTTCTTCCATGACGGTCTTTCTTTGAGTTCGTGTGGAGGCACAAGGAATTTCGTATATGCCTACATACGCATATACGGATAATCAAAATAACGGGCGATGGACGCAAGTTGCACTGCAACATATCGGACCCGGGCGTATGGGGGCCGAAGGCCGGCGGCTTCGTTGCGTTTCCGTGTATACGGATGGATATAGCGGGTTTCGCTTTATGCGATTGAGCACCGTCCGATGCGACGAGCATGGACGGAGGGACCAACCGGGATGAGGAAAACGCGGTCCGCGGCATCAGGGAAAAACCTGATAAGAAAAATGAGAGGGGGACGTCGCGACGGCGATGATCGGCGCCGTGATTTTCGTCGAACGAAGCCAAGGATACCGCGACGGCGCAAACGCGACGATGGACGAAAAGCGACGAAGGCGGACGCCGTGGTGACGTCCGCCTTCGCGGTCATGACACTGTCGTCGTCGCTGTCGTTTTCTCTTTCACCCGGCCTCACTCGAACTGATAGGACCAGTTCGCGTTGAACCGCAGCGGCCGGTTGGGTGAGTTGGTGGGCGCGTCGGCCATCGGCTTGGCCAACGAGAGATCGAGCGAGTAATACTTGCTGTCGGAGATGCGCATGCCCAGTCCGATCGACGCGAGCTGGTTGTGGAACAACTGTCCGCGGTTCACATACACTTTGGCGGTATCGAGCATCAGATACGGCTGAACTGTCTTGAGATAGCGGAAGTCGGTGCGGAACATGCGGTTGATTTCGATGGACGCCCCCCAGCCCTTGTCCCCCGCCACTTCCCCGGCTGGATAGCCGAGGCCGTAGCGCTGGCCGCCGAACGTGGCCTGCTCGGAGGTCGGCAGCGTGTTGCTGCTGTACTGCGCGCCGGCCGAAACCACGACGCCGAATTCCCAAGGCAGCACCACGCCCTGCTTGCCGTCGAGCGTGAAGCGCCAGAAGCCGAGATCGTACGGACCGAGCACCTGTGCGACGCCCGCGGGCCGCGTGGTGTACGACTGGCTCGCGCCCATCCCGTTGAAGCCCTTGAACACGCCCAGCGTGGCACTGCGCGTCTGCTTCTCCGTGATCTCGTTGTAGACGAGTTGCACCTGCGTTGCGCGCACGTTCGTCTGCGAATTGATGTAGTTTGGTGAATTCGGCACCTCGTAGCGGTCGCGCGAATTCACGCCGTACATGCCGCCGCTCACCGTCAGGCTGCGCTGGTTGTTGAGCAGCAGTGGGTAGGACACGCTCACGGCCACGCGTTTGGTATCGAGGTGACGCGTGAGCCCGGCGAGCGCCTGATCGTCGGGCTGGCCGCGATAGTGCGACGCGTCCAAGCGCGCCTGCAGACCGTTCGAGCCCAGCGGCTGAATATAGGAGGCCGCGTAGAACTCTTCGTCGTTGTGCCCCTTCGGGGCGATGGCCGTGAGCTGGATCTGTTCGCCCAGCGGCGTGAGCGCGTTGCTCGTCACGGTAAACACACCGCGAACGCCGGGGTTGTTGTACGAGAGCGAGGTGCCGAGCGCCACGGGCTGACGCGAGACGTCCAGCGACAACTCGGTCGCGCCGTCGGTCTGTGTGGGCGGTTGCACGTCGGCCTTGATCTTCATGCCCGGCACGAGCGTGAGCAGGTTCAGATAGCGCTCGAACGTGGCGCGCTTGAGCGGACGCTCGGCCTCGATATGCGCCGCAATGTCACGCAGGCGCTGCTCCGACGGGCCGGGCTTGCCGGTGATCTTTGTGCTGGCGATGTAGCCTTCGACGATCGTCACGCGCACGAAACCGTTGGCAAAGTCTTGCGCCGGAACGAAGGCGAACGACAGCAGGTAGCCGGCGTCCTGGTACATCTTCGTGACCTGGTTGGCCGTCTCGACGAGATCGCCGATGGTCACTTCCTTGCCTGCCATCGGCGCGAAAAGCGCCGCGACCTGATCGAACGGCAACGACTTGACGCCTTCGATCCCGAAACGCTGCGGCGTGATCCTGCGCGCAAGCAGGGCCTTGAGGGCGTCTTCCTGCGTGGGTGGCTGAATACGGAGGGTGGGGGCGGGCGCCTTGGGAGCCTCGATCTTCGGGATGCTCTGCATGGGGTCGCCGCGGACCGGACTGGCGTCGGCACGCGCGTGCTGCGTAGCGAGCAGGCCGACGGCGGCAATCGATGCGGCAACGAAGTGAACAACCCTGCAGTGTCGGTGCAACCCGAAGTGGAGCGCCCGATGTGATTCGATGGTGTCCGCACGCGCAACGCGCGACGCGAGACGGGACTCCCCCTGGCGATGCGCCATCCCTATCTCCCCAACGATTATTTTTTCGTGGAGGCAGTGTAACCGAGAGGTCCGAGCCTCCGTCAACGAGGGAAACTCGGGGAAATGCGGCCCCCACACAACATTGCGGGAACTCATCGTGATGGCACGTAGGTTGCGGCGCTTAGAGAGCATCCTCCAAACGCATTTCGCGCAACGGCGAACGTCGCCGAAATCCGCGTCAGGCCAGCATGTCGGCCCAGATGCCCTGTGCCCATGCGAGTCCCCGGGCGAATTCGTCGCGTGTGGCCCGTGGTGACGCGCCGCCCGTGCCCGGCACGGGGAGCATGGTGCGCTGCGAAGCGTCGTATCGGTGCACGCTCGCGACGTGCATCGCCTCGTTCGCCGAGACGAACGTGTAGCAGGTGTTGCTGTAGAGCGGCTCGGGATTGACCGGGCGGTCGGCCAGCGTCGCGACGATGGCCGCTGCGCACACCTTGCCGTGCTGGTTTGCCATGTGGCCGGATTTCGGCATCTGCGGCGCGATCTGGACGGCGTCGCCGAGAACGTGGATATCGGGCTGCACCGTCGATGCAAACGTGAGGAAGTCGACGTCGCACCAGCGACCGTTGGCCGTCGCCAGACCGCTCGCCGTCGCGATGTCACCTGCGTGCATCGGCGGAATCGCGTTCAGCACGTCGGCCCGGACCTCTTCGCCCAGCTCGAAGCGCGCAACCTGTTTGACGCCGTCGAGCGTGACCTCGGTGCAGTTGAACTGCGGGTGGTACTCGAGCATGCTACCGAACTGCGTGCGCCAGACGTCGTGGAATTGCTCGGCTTCCGCCAGCACCTGGTCGTTGGCGTCGAACACGAGCACCTTGGCGCGCGGGTTGTGCTGCTTGAGCCAGGCCGCCGCCTGACAGGCGCGCTCGTATGGCGCGGGCGGGCAGCGGAACGGCGCTTCGGGAATCGTGATGGCGAACACGCCGCCATCGGGCATCGCGCGCAGCCGGGCGTGCAGCGCGGCGCTCTCGCGCGCGTCGGTCCAGCCGACCGGCAGCGCCTCGCGGACGGCAGGGTCGGAGAGTCCCCCGATCGCCTCTCGCCGCAACGACACGCCAGGGGACACGATCAGTTTGTCGTACGGCAAGCGGCCGCCGTCGGCCAGTTGCACCTGTTTCCGCACGGCGTCGATAGCGTTTGCACGCGTACGCCGCCAGACGACGCCATGTCGTGCGACGAGCGCGTCGTACGGCACCGTCAGGTCGCTCACACGCAGGTTGCCGCCGACGACGAGGTTCGACAGCGGCGCCGAGACGAAAGCGGCGTTCGGCTCGACGAGCGTGACATCGATCGTATTGCCGGAAAGTACTCGCAGCGCCTTGGCCGCCGTCGCGCCGCCAAAGCCGCCCCCGATGACGACCACGCGAGCGCGCGCTTTCACGGGAGTCGGCCACAGCGGTGCGAGACGCGCTTGCGCGGGGGCGGCACGGGAGGCGCCGGCCAAGCTCGCCAGCGCGGCCATCGTCCCCAGTCGGGAAAGTCGGAAAAGGAAGTCGCGACGTTGCATGCGGGCGTTGCCTATCGGATTGGGCGCGGTGCAGTGCGCGGCAGGGACGGCGGCGTGGACGGCATGGAGAGCACGGCGGGCGCGGGCTGCGCGGCAAAGTACGCGGCGATGCGCTGCAACTCGTCGTCGCGGTAGCCCTTGAGAAGCTGCGGCATGAGCGTCGCGGGACGCCGCCCGTCACGCATGGCCTGCAACGTGGCGACGAGCTCCGCTGCCGGGCGACCTTCGAGCGTGGGTAGCGTTGCCTTGCCAGCGCTCACCGGCGCCGACGCACTGTGGCAACTCATGCAGGCGAGCGCCCAGTCGCGGGCTTGCCAGTCGGGCCGGATGGGCGCAGCCGGCACGGCGGGCGCGACATACACGGGTGAGGCAGCGCGCATCGCGGGCGCGTTCGCCGCCCCCGCCTCGGCGGACGCCGCGAAACCCGTCTGCGTCATCCACATCGCCGCGCTCAAAACGAAGGCCGCCGGTATCGTCCGCGATTGACGGAGACG
The Pandoraea pulmonicola DNA segment above includes these coding regions:
- a CDS encoding c-type cytochrome, which encodes MKKILIAAAMLAGASLAHAGVDVAAATKLAAANACMGCHAVDKKLVGPSYQDVAAKYKGDKEAVAKLVKKVKVGGSGVWGAIPMPGHPNMSDADAKILVDWVLAGAPAK
- a CDS encoding c-type cytochrome, whose protein sequence is MSSPAKAAPAATSSASGLAVKGAPSSLGKAPSGIGRDATPAELGAWDIDVRPDFKGLPKGQGSVADGQKLFDARCASCHGTFGESNEVFNPLVGGTTPDDIKTGHVASLRANNQPVRTTLMKVDTVSTIWDYIRRAMPWNAPRSLTPDEVYAVTAYILNLGEIVPSDFVLSDRNIADVQKFMPNRNGMTRAHGMWRVGDKPDTHNKACMQDCPGAGIVTSALPAYARDAHGDLAAQNRVIGPVRGVDTKLPPLSGTAAQNASVRKTAALATLGMASPDAPAQTAAATSPAATLADKNGCLACHGVTDKKIGPAFSEVAAKYHGQSDATEKLVAKIRAGGAGNWGSMPMPPQSQIAETDVHTMVDWILRGAH
- the soxC gene encoding sulfite dehydrogenase; this translates as MSDKPSRAGRLRRAPENFIDGTLAADIARDGLSPTRRSFLQRSFLAAGAALAGGAAFAADAPKIAGDGDPMILEPRPWATSLGQPVAARPYGVPSKFEANLQRRQSPGLTQTAQASVAFTPLQGLFGIITPSGLHFERHHQGWQEIDPTQHRLMVHGLVREAKVYTMDDIMRLPSVSRMHFIECGANTGMEWGNAAVPTVQYTHGMLSCCEFTGVPLSVLLDDVGADTKRGRFVLAEGGDGSGMTRTISMEAALSDVLVAWGMNGEMLRPENGYPLRLVVPGVQGVSWVKWLRRIKVGDAPWNTKDETSHYVDLMPDGQHRQYTSIQECKSVITSPSGGQALLDRGYFNVTGLAWSGRGRIKRVDVSTDGGKSWRQARLESPVLPKCLTRFNFDWNWDGSPALLQSRAVDETGFVQPRYRQLRDVRGTKSIYHNNAIQTWQVATNGEVTNVHVD
- a CDS encoding ArsR/SmtB family transcription factor — its product is MEELDRVFEKVSHYFSLLSEPTRLRILHALCGGERSVSDVVTDVGSSQTNVSRHLGAMYQAGVLARRREGNQVYYAIADTGVVEICRAVCVQVAGRIEEEALPEQAVDGFMPRGH
- a CDS encoding ShlB/FhaC/HecB family hemolysin secretion/activation protein, with the protein product MAHRQGESRLASRVARADTIESHRALHFGLHRHCRVVHFVAASIAAVGLLATQHARADASPVRGDPMQSIPKIEAPKAPAPTLRIQPPTQEDALKALLARRITPQRFGIEGVKSLPFDQVAALFAPMAGKEVTIGDLVETANQVTKMYQDAGYLLSFAFVPAQDFANGFVRVTIVEGYIASTKITGKPGPSEQRLRDIAAHIEAERPLKRATFERYLNLLTLVPGMKIKADVQPPTQTDGATELSLDVSRQPVALGTSLSYNNPGVRGVFTVTSNALTPLGEQIQLTAIAPKGHNDEEFYAASYIQPLGSNGLQARLDASHYRGQPDDQALAGLTRHLDTKRVAVSVSYPLLLNNQRSLTVSGGMYGVNSRDRYEVPNSPNYINSQTNVRATQVQLVYNEITEKQTRSATLGVFKGFNGMGASQSYTTRPAGVAQVLGPYDLGFWRFTLDGKQGVVLPWEFGVVVSAGAQYSSNTLPTSEQATFGGQRYGLGYPAGEVAGDKGWGASIEINRMFRTDFRYLKTVQPYLMLDTAKVYVNRGQLFHNQLASIGLGMRISDSKYYSLDLSLAKPMADAPTNSPNRPLRFNANWSYQFE
- a CDS encoding NAD(P)/FAD-dependent oxidoreductase, which encodes MQRRDFLFRLSRLGTMAALASLAGASRAAPAQARLAPLWPTPVKARARVVVIGGGFGGATAAKALRVLSGNTIDVTLVEPNAAFVSAPLSNLVVGGNLRVSDLTVPYDALVARHGVVWRRTRANAIDAVRKQVQLADGGRLPYDKLIVSPGVSLRREAIGGLSDPAVREALPVGWTDARESAALHARLRAMPDGGVFAITIPEAPFRCPPAPYERACQAAAWLKQHNPRAKVLVFDANDQVLAEAEQFHDVWRTQFGSMLEYHPQFNCTEVTLDGVKQVARFELGEEVRADVLNAIPPMHAGDIATASGLATANGRWCDVDFLTFASTVQPDIHVLGDAVQIAPQMPKSGHMANQHGKVCAAAIVATLADRPVNPEPLYSNTCYTFVSANEAMHVASVHRYDASQRTMLPVPGTGGASPRATRDEFARGLAWAQGIWADMLA
- a CDS encoding c-type cytochrome; this translates as MTQTGFAASAEAGAANAPAMRAASPVYVAPAVPAAPIRPDWQARDWALACMSCHSASAPVSAGKATLPTLEGRPAAELVATLQAMRDGRRPATLMPQLLKGYRDDELQRIAAYFAAQPAPAVLSMPSTPPSLPRTAPRPIR